The region TTCAATGATAGTGTATGAACGCACCTTCACATTTGCTCAGTATAACTCACCTAAGCCGCACCAGTTGTTTCTTGATGAACTTGCCATTACCCTTCCATAGAGGGCCTGCCTGATAAATGTATTCCACCCATCGTGACCGATGCCGGCTATCGAAATACCTGGTTTCGACAGGTCGATAAAAAAGGTGGGTTCTGGCTGGGACGGGTGCGTGGCAAAGTCACTTATCAGCATAAGAACAGCGAAAATTGGAATGTAAATCAGGCGCTTTATCCATCAGCCACTCCCCGTGGACGTTATATTGGAGAGGTAAAACTTGGCCGAAAAAGTCCTATCAACTGCCACCTGCATTTATATAAAGCCAAACAAAAAGGTCGTACTGACAGGCGCTCTTCAAAAGCTGGCAGGCATCATACCGCCCAAAAAAGTTATCGAACTGGCAGTAAGGAACCCTGGCTATTGGCCACTAACCTACCCGCTGACTTGTTCAAACCCAAACGTGTTGTCTCACTTTACGCCAAGCGCATGCAAATCGAAGAAAGCTTTCGAGACCTGAAAAGCCCCCAATACGGGATGGGTCTGAGACATAGTAAAAGTCGATGCCCCAACCGGCTCAATATACTGTTATTGCTCTCTTTACTGGCGACCATTATTCTCTGGTGGATCGGCCTATATGCTCAGCACTCAAATTGGCAACGAAAGTTCCAGGCAAATACAATCAGAGAGCGTGCTGTGCTGTCGACTGTTAGGCTTGGTAAAGAGGTTAGGTGGCGAAGCGATTATGTTATGACAGGAAAGCAACTGCGCTGGGCTATACGTGAATACGTGCGCTTGATACATCTGCTCGGAAGGCCTCAATTATAAGGGGATCCCCCAGCGCCCTGTTAATGGGCAAAATATAGTTGGCTAAAATTAAGCGACGAAGGAGCAAAAGCCAACTGTGTTTTTTCCTTGCTAAACAGCTTGTTAGATAGCTTTTTACCAATTTTCATGAACAAGTTTATCTCGAATATATGGATCGAATAAGGTTGACTCATCATGCAGTGCACTTTCAATCATTTCAATAGTAAGGCCTTTAACATTTCTCACATCAGTACCAAATAAAACTGTCCCAGACATATCGCACCCCGTTAAGTTTGCCTCCGACAAATTACTGTGTGAAAAATCAGCTCCAGATAGGTTACTTCTGCTTAGGTCACAATTGAATAATATTGCATGAGAAAAATTAGTATCTGATAAGTCCTTTGCACAGAGTTTTGAGTTACTAAAATTTGCTCGTGAAAAATTACAACTGTCAAGATGAGCTTCATCAAAATTCATAGAATTGAAATTAGCGCCTACAAAACTACTATTTTTGAGTTCGCACTCTTTCATCTTTGCATCTACAAACTTTGTATTCCGAAAATCACAATCAAGGAAAACTGTATCATTCAACTGGCTATCACTAAAGTTTGAGCCACTAAATACAGAATTTGAGAACTTACAGGAATTTATGGAGGCCGATTTGAATTTACAGTTTTCAAAATCGGCATTTACTACGTCTACCTTTTTAAATTTACAACTTGATGCATCTACATTTCTAAAGTTTACAGAACTCAGATTAGAATATGAGAAATCAGTACCAGTTAAAACAGACCACTCGAATATTGCGTGAGAAAAATTAATGTTTGTCAGGTTAGTATTCACGATGCTAATAGCTGAAACATTTGCTATTTCACCATTATCCCCATTGCTTTCTAACCATAAACGATGACGTGATAAAACAGATTCAAGTTGAACATTGCCTATATCAGATTCCGTAGATAACAACCTAGTTTGATATAAGTATTGTCCAAGGATTCTTTCATCTGGAATTTTTAAAGAAGCAAGTATTCTTTTAATTTTATCCTTTTCAGTTAGTATTTGATCAAACCCGTGGGAGACACCCTCTTCTCGATTAATATACTCTATCAATGTACTCGGATTGTTACTTACTATTTTATATAAGTCCTTTTCACTACTCTGAATTAATAAAATTACAGATAGAACTTTAGGATCGTACTCCTCTATACGGGATTCTTTTGATAACTCATGGTTAAATATAAGAGTGTTTATAAAACGTTTAAGCTCCCGCGGATTGCCACTTAGCCCCTCAATAAGTATATCTCTACAGCCTATTAAATCATTTGGAAGCAATGGGGTTATATAATCATTAATTGAATCATTAAACACAGGAGGGATATTAAAAGGTAACTGAACTATCTTATCTAAATAGTTCCGTTCTCTAATATCGATAGACTTGTAGTAATATTCAATACTCTGTTCAATTGCATCATGATCAACAGCTAGGAAATAAACACAATTTGGTAAGTTGAGGAATAATTTAAGTGATTCAAGTAGTTTCATTACCTGTTCAGGCATACACCGATCAAGGTCATCTATAAAAAATACTACTCTTTTGTCAGTGCCTTTTACAATATTGGTAATTAGCTCTGCAAAATAGTCTTTAAGTTTTACTCTTTCCTCACGTAATAAAAAGTTGTCTTCCTCATATTTCTTTGCAAAGTGCTCTATATCTTTTACAGATATATTACTAACTGTTTTCAGAAAAGAGTAACCTAAGGCTGAAGCAATAACTGTAGCTAACTTTTTGCTATCTTTAAGATTACACTGTTCAATAATTGTATGAACTAAAGCTAATGTAGGGTTGTCATCGAACTGGTGTTGCCAAGGATCAAACCAAATAGGTATTGTCTTTGTTTGATCTAAACTTCCTTGTATTAGTTTCATTAGTGTAGATTTACCTGTGCCCCAAGAGCCATAAAGCCCCACTACCATTGGAGTCTCACAATTTAAAGTCAAGTTCGCAAAAGCTTTAGCGTACTTTTCTCTATTTAGGGAATCTTGTTCAGAAGGTTCGTCGTTATGTACTTTTTGTTTCAACTAGGTACCTATCCTTTTACAACGTAACTTTAATGTTTATGTGCTATCTAACGCCTTAATAAACGGCGAAAAATAGCAGGCTAAACTAAGCGAAGAATGAGCGCAAGCCTGCTGTTTTGCGTCCACTGTTTGATTAACTTGTTAGCTATACTTTAACTCGTTATCTGTAATAACTAACATGTCATCAATAACTTCACCATCGAATAGCGTGTGCCAATAATAATAACCAACTTCTTCCTCTTCGAGTAGAATAGTTAAATTGGTTTCAATATACGAAACTTCGATGTATTCATGTTTAAAACAAAGTTTGTGAGAATGAAATTCGAATTTAAATTTATCGGTTATTGAGTTATCAATACTAAAGTCCTCAGAAGAGACCCACAATTTCGCTCCTGCAATCGCATTTGAAATCAAATTCTGTTGAGCAGCGATCTGTTCAAGATTTGTAAGCAAGGTATCCATTTGAGTGCAAAGTTTTCCTTGTATAGCGCCCTAATCATGGGCAAAAAATTGTTTGCTAAAATGTGAGGAACGAAAACAGCAAACTGTTTTTTGTCCTTATTTATTAGCTTGCTATATTTCACTTGGCTCTACTGCCTTGATACTAAAATTAGGGATAATTGCTTTTGTCGCAGGTCTTGACCTATTTTCAGACGGAAAGTGCCAAATGTTAAAGTCTTTATTAGGGTATGTATCATAAACCAGTTGGTCCCAACCAAGCATATTTGCCATTTTAATGAATGCGGCTTCTTTTGCTACAGATAAACTTAACTTAGGGTTTAGGAATTTCATGTAACCTGAGTTTACTGCACCAGTTAATATATCTACAACTTGTAGACCAAGGTGCTCTTTTGAATCATTCATTGTCACTTCTTGAATAGTTCTATCTGAGCCAAGTTTTGCCAACATATTGTTAGCAACTATACCAATAACTTCATCGTTCTTTTTATACTTGTCACACTTTTGGTCTATCAAAACAATAAGTTTTGATTTTACTTGTTTGGCAGTGTTTTTTAATAAGTACGTGTAGGTTTGATAAAATGCTTTTTCCCTATCTGATTTCCAATTGTTATAAATAGATTTTTCAACAACGATAGAGTGGTAGCAGCATGAACTTCTTAGAACCATGGAGAGGAGGTCTACACAGATATTTGCTTGCCCAGCACTATTCTTAATTTTTGACCACTTTAGCTCGCCAACAATCCCACGTTTTTTCTTTAAATCAAGAACGTATTTATTGAACTCGTCAACCTTTGATTTTGGGACACAAAGCAAACCAATTGAGTAACAACGGTCACTTCCTGTCGTTCCACTTTCGTCTCCATATACTAGATAGTCCAAGTGAGCCTCCGTACTCTGTGTGAAATATAACGCCTCAGTTAAAAGGCAAAATTTGGTTGGCTATAAT is a window of Pseudoalteromonas sp. R3 DNA encoding:
- a CDS encoding P-loop NTPase fold protein, with the protein product MKQKVHNDEPSEQDSLNREKYAKAFANLTLNCETPMVVGLYGSWGTGKSTLMKLIQGSLDQTKTIPIWFDPWQHQFDDNPTLALVHTIIEQCNLKDSKKLATVIASALGYSFLKTVSNISVKDIEHFAKKYEEDNFLLREERVKLKDYFAELITNIVKGTDKRVVFFIDDLDRCMPEQVMKLLESLKLFLNLPNCVYFLAVDHDAIEQSIEYYYKSIDIRERNYLDKIVQLPFNIPPVFNDSINDYITPLLPNDLIGCRDILIEGLSGNPRELKRFINTLIFNHELSKESRIEEYDPKVLSVILLIQSSEKDLYKIVSNNPSTLIEYINREEGVSHGFDQILTEKDKIKRILASLKIPDERILGQYLYQTRLLSTESDIGNVQLESVLSRHRLWLESNGDNGEIANVSAISIVNTNLTNINFSHAIFEWSVLTGTDFSYSNLSSVNFRNVDASSCKFKKVDVVNADFENCKFKSASINSCKFSNSVFSGSNFSDSQLNDTVFLDCDFRNTKFVDAKMKECELKNSSFVGANFNSMNFDEAHLDSCNFSRANFSNSKLCAKDLSDTNFSHAILFNCDLSRSNLSGADFSHSNLSEANLTGCDMSGTVLFGTDVRNVKGLTIEMIESALHDESTLFDPYIRDKLVHENW
- a CDS encoding DUF3800 domain-containing protein — protein: MDYLVYGDESGTTGSDRCYSIGLLCVPKSKVDEFNKYVLDLKKKRGIVGELKWSKIKNSAGQANICVDLLSMVLRSSCCYHSIVVEKSIYNNWKSDREKAFYQTYTYLLKNTAKQVKSKLIVLIDQKCDKYKKNDEVIGIVANNMLAKLGSDRTIQEVTMNDSKEHLGLQVVDILTGAVNSGYMKFLNPKLSLSVAKEAAFIKMANMLGWDQLVYDTYPNKDFNIWHFPSENRSRPATKAIIPNFSIKAVEPSEI